The Diabrotica undecimpunctata isolate CICGRU chromosome 3, icDiaUnde3, whole genome shotgun sequence genome includes the window ACTGCTAATGATAGTTAAAGACTGAGAAACGTTTTTTTGTTCATGAAACACTTGCTTTTGAATTCACCGTCAGTTTATGTCATGACTTAACGAGGTCTTCCAACCTTAACCTGTTTTATTGGGTGAGATATGAAGGAAAGAGATTAACATAGGTTCTCATAACATAGTTTTTCTGTAATTTGATATCTTACTTATAATCGGAatggcaacaaatagagtagtaaaaacggcGTGAGACGGTTCCCCAATTGGAAGACGATCAGTGTGAAGATCACAAATACGATGGAACGAAAACTTACTGgaaacacattaaaaaacaaacagaatcatgtctacataaaaataagaagaaggagAGGACGAATTAGAAAACTGATGAGAATCCGACCATATTTGCCTGTCCTAATATTTTGCTTACTCAACTACTAAATAACATAGGTTCTGATAACATAGTTGTCTCTGTAATTTGAAATCTTCCTTATAAGAACCCGACCATACGTGCTTGTCCTCATATTTTGCTTACTCAACTACCTTTCAAGCCTGCTCTAAACTATCTAAAAGCTTTTTTGGTGCTTTTATTGTGtatctattatttatttaaaattaataaatacttaaaaattatttattatttatattatttatttacaatctaaaatatattCCTTTTGGTTTCAGAAAAAATATGCCTGGAGATTCATACTACTGGTCTCCTTTAGATAATGAAACAGATGAGTCGTTGATGGAAAAAGAACCCTACATTGATCCATGGGATTTGGAAAATTATGCTTACATCCGGGAACACCTCGATTCAATGGAACTGAGTTCTAGTCAGAGTGTACCTAGTGGAAGTTCAGGGGAATTTGCTGAACCAACGAGTTCGTTTGATTATGTACCTGGAAGAAGGAGTAGAACAAGTaagttaataattaatatattgtttttaaaatatatgcgAAGTtgacaaaaacaatattataagcgatcagttattttatttaattaacttGAACTCTCCATATAAAAAGTGATTTCCTACTGAATAGTTTATATTGCATTTATACTCTCCATATAAAAAGTGATTTCTTACTGAATAATTTATATTGCAATTATATGGGATTAGGCCACAAGTGATTTGTTATTGATAATTGagtaaattttttaaagtattatttattgaaatatgtCTAATACTCGTTCAATTTTCCAGATATATTTTCTTAAGGTGCCATATTTCCAAATATTTAtcagtttttagttttttggatgtttttcgatctccaTTGCTTACCTAATTACACATTTGGTCCTATTTTCGACGTTGACTATCAACGTCGTTCCATCCAAGtttattttatgtcctgtgtttatgtCATGTGCTAGGATGATGTTTTCTCTTTTCTTGCGATggcatttcgatgttcttctcgtctaacTTGTATTCTTTGATTTGTCTGTCCAACGTtcgatttatcgcagtcttcacacgggatcctATATACTCCTTTATTTTCCAATGCAACTTTTGTTTATGCTGATGGTAATATGATTGCCATTTTCCTGTCGGTGTGAAATatagtctatatattttttttttttaactttactgACTTTGTCTGTCGTGCCCTTTATATATGGGAGGATAGTTTTTcccattgtttttttttcgttttctggATCTTTACTTTTGTTTCAGGATTTATGTGCCTTTTTAATCATAGACGTATAGCCATTTTTTCTTAAAGCTGTTTTGACTTTCCTTATTTTTATGGTCCACATGtgttaaattttcagatattgtGAGTAAGGTTTTATTGCCGAATTTAATTATGCAGGATGATGGTGTGTGAAATTAAAAAGGTGTCTTTTTAAAActactaactaactaactaaaactaaaactacttttaatgGTAATAATATTTTAGATTCCGCGATGGCTACAATAAGTCATTTTTCAGCTCCTGCTCCCATTATGTCAAATATTAGAGAAGAAAGATTCGATTCCATATTCAGCGATCAAGAAAACTACGCAGCCATTGAAGATCTTCAGCAATATGAAAGAAGGAACAGGCGAGCCAGAAGCGAGATGCATTGGCCTAGTAAAAGAAGAATTGCTTATGACTATGAAACAGGTAAGACATTTTATTTGTAAAtgattttcttaattttgtatgtTGGATAATATAGAGACCATAGAATGGATTGATTAAAAACGAGTACTGATGATAATCTATCAGTGAGCAATAGACATGGTTGCTGCATCACTTTTGAATATGTATTTTTTGTGTTTGTGAACATTTTGTGTTTGTTAGTTTGCGGATGATATTATTTCTGGCGCTAACTTTTTTCTTGATATCTTGACAGTGATATCGATAAGACAGAGTTCTCTCCAGACGTACGCCGAGGTATTTTGGCGTCTCATTGTGTTCTGGCATCTGACCAGGCCATTCCACTTCCAGTGTCCTTCGGGCATGCTTATTTCTAAGGTGGAAAGCACACACCTGGGTTTTTGTAGGATTGGGTTTCAGATGGTTTTCGATTATAGTATAGTGCTTAGTCTTCTAGGGCATCAGTCAGTTTTACTTCGACTTCATTGAAGGTACTTCCTTGAGCTACCACGAGCATTTTCCGGATCTAAACTCTGCTTGTTTAGGAATAATTTTAGTGTCCACAGATTCAGCGATCCGGTTTAGTATCATTCTTTCGAACGCCTTGAAAAGATGAAACAAAAGAGAGACAGGTCTAAAACTCTTTGTATCCGCcggatcctttcctggttttaagaGGGCCACCACTCTAGCTTTCCTCCAGATTTTGGAGATTTGGAATGTACAGACGCAACAGTTCATCATTTTTACGAGCCACTCTAGGGTTTTTGGTCCAAagtgttttatttgttttgttcgtATATTGTCTAGGTCAACCGCTTTATTATCTGTCATTATTTGGTGGATCGCACCTCTCATATCCTCCAGACAAAAGGAGGTACCTAGAATATCCTCTTCTTCATTGATATTTCGTTGTACTCTCACTTTGTTCTTCCTTGATGTTGTCTTACCATTTGTCAGGAGACGATGAACTATCTGATCGGATGTGACTTTTGTCAGATTAGGTGCCGGTGTTGCCAAGATTCCGAATTAATTTCCAAGTGCATCTGCTGTTTTGTTTCATGTCTAGACTCGTGATCAGCTTGCATTACCTGTCCATTCTGTTGGCGGATATCACCTGTAGCACTTCCTCTCTAGACTGTATTATTGCTTCCGAAAAGGGATCATCTTCATATAGCTGCTCGTATCTTTTAAGTAGGGGTTTAGATTCATCATTTAACCCCGCTATATATTCGGTTCGGCAACCTCTAGGGATATATTTTCGTGATATTTATTTTACGATTTGTACAAATTTATCATATGAATCAGAGTACGGGTCTAGCTGAGAAACTTCTTGATCTAATGCTTCAGCGAATTTTTCCCATTTTACTTTCGTGAAATTGACCCTTCCCTCGAAGGGAACGATTTCTTATCTGATTGCCGCGTTTTAAAAGCAATTTATTGGTCTGTGCTTTGTTTTGGGAGGGCGTTTTCAACAATTTTTGTCTCCAATCCTGTCGCTGACAAATATATTGTCTGGGTTGCAACCTCTGTGCCATCTTCCGCTGTTGAAAGACGCGGGCTGTTTTGGATTATGAATAAGTTTGAGGTTCATGTTTTCAGCCCAATTTTTTAGTTCTTCACCATTGGAGTCTGTTTCGATATACCCCCACGCGATACTGTGACAATTGAAGTCACCCAGTATGAATTTTATTTGCTATGATTGAAAGTTATCCGGTTCCTCAAAAACAAAGTCAGCGTTTGGCGGTTTGTAGATGGACGTTACCGTACAAGACTTTAGTTCCACTGTGAGGATCTCGATGTCATCTCGATATGTTAAAGATGTGGAAACTATGTCGGTATCTGGTCCGATGAAGACTGTGGTCTGTGTGGTCTCTCCAGTACAAATCTCATACCTCGAATCCTTTTTCTGCGACTTGCAGTACCTCGATGGGTTTCTTGAACCAGTAGGACATCTATACCGTGTTGTCTGCACATATAATGACTTATAAAAAGTGACTTGCGGAACAAAAAAAGTTGGTTGACCTACCAGAAATTTGCCAGATTTTTTTAATCGACGCGACGTTTAAATTAAACAGTAACTTATACCTATTTATTTCTaagaataaaacactgaaaactgcTCTTTGTAGCAATATTTTTACGACATTAGGTCACAggtcattatttttatataatacctGCCCAAGTTTTAAATGCCGTACAAAATTGTTTGGTCAAAAAAACTTgtggtaagtttatcttacctgtgaatcacctgtaccgataagaattgacgACATAGTTTGtaaagtttttataacatcttgtagtattgttttatatgtgattcatgctgggtctAAGGACTTATTAAAAatctcccatgggcttgtagactAATCTTTGTATTGTGGCGATTAACCTAAAGTCAAAAGAAAAACCTATAAGGTACattctttatttttcatttttcataatcaataagatatttttattttatgtttatccACTGAGTACAGCCCCATAATCAATCACATAAAAAGGCGATCTTGTTAAAAAATTGTGATAAAAAATTACACATTTCGTTAAATAATCTGCATATTAACAACTTTACAAGGTTTTAAAACCTTCACGTCAGACTACTGTTCTAAATTCCATATTGATACGTGTATAACTTATTAAGATTTTAGTATACACCCATTTGTATGCCGGTCTGTTGCTTCATGAAAATTCATGGTTCAGTAGAGTGGTATTTTCTGGTATGGATATACCCACGCGatgattttttttgaaatttattagGAACGAAATGTTGGCGAGTAACAAAAACAAGCTTCATGCTGGTTTTTAAGTGTCTTGTTTGTTGATAATAAGAACAGTTTAAATTTGTGAGATACGAGGACACTTCAAATACGCGCCTATATTACATATTATAGTCAATTTGTAAGAAGATAATGAAGAAATCTACCAAAGGTAAATGGTAGACAACTTCAAAAATAACTAACTAAACATAAACGTATTAAACCCGTATTAAAGTATGTTTATTATTGCTTgttgtatgtattatatatattgcTTATTGTTTTTCGCTCGACAATAACTAGATGGCATACTAATGTTGCTTATTGCTACCGAAATGACCTCTGTCTGAAACTGTCGTGACTGACATCGTTGGGACCGACAACTTTGGGCCCGATGGTTGGTGTGTATTTGTAGGCTTGTTGACCGATAAAACCAAAATTTTGGTTTAAAACCAAATCCGATTTGGTTGTAAAACCAAATCGGTACAACTCTTTTTGTAGGTCAACAAGCCTACACACACATCAACCGTCGGGTCCAATATTGTCGGTCACGACAGTTGGGTGGTCTTGTCGGGACGTGTAGGCCGATTTGTCGAACAAgcggatttaaaaaataaatgaagtaaacattaaaaagtattaacacaaacgtgttaaaaaataaataaaaagtgtaTAAGTCGCACTATTATAGTCGCATTATTATAGAGTTAGCAAACATTTCGTCAAAatcaattataaattttataaaatgaaCAATCACCGATTTATCACCATCTTTGCCTGTCCTTTGTCTTCAAATTCCCAAACTCCATTGCCTTCTACTCCAGGATATTCTTGGTCTCCCTCTTTTACGCCTTGCTGGTCGATTCCATCTAAATACTCCACTGGATTTTCTACTTTATTTATACGTAAAATATTCGTTTCTCTTCTATTGCTTAACATATCTGTGACATTTAATTTATCTCTAATGGCCCCGTTAGTAATTCTGTCGCATCTTGATGTTCTGGAACTCTCTCGAAGATAGTCCATCTCTACTACATAAATAACTTTCCCTTTGTAGTCCACAAAGTATCTTCCAATCCGAGTCATCGGGAGTCTATCCATGGGAACATGATTTTCACgttctgcaaaaggaaatatgacgCTTCATAAGatgtcaaagaacggaggtaaaggaacttaTAGAAccacaaacacataaaaaaggatacctggattgactacctaaaaaagctttATGTAGAGgtagaacaaacgacgctagaaccggaaataccagaaattaccacaaatgaagaacttaatataaatgtacaggaagttcggaaaatacttgaacatctgaagaacagaaaaccagcaggtaaagacgggataccaaacgaattactgaaatattgtggagcggcaatgacagaacaattaacaacattaattaataaaattataaatcacaataaaataccggaagaatggagtaCGAGCGAACttattctactattcaaaaaggcagataaaaaaacaggcagaaaactacagaggtataaactactacgctaaaactttttcagggtttttgtagtggaagatcgtgtacagatgcaatattcgttataaagcaaattacagaaatcactagagtataatagaccagcatttctgtgtctaattgaccaaagaaagactcaaaaatgtaatccatcttctatataatagagaagttcccctaaatattataaaacctATCGAAAACATTTACccaaacaacaaaatggaagtcagaatagatgggcAACTTACAGAATATATAGTACTAGGTAGCGGAATAAAataaggggattcattgagctccatgctcttcaatttgatcatggatgaaataatcaaaagcattaacaaaggaagaggataaagaatggaaaacaaagaaataataatactctgttacgcagacgacgcaatattgatagcccaagatgaagatagtctgcaaaaactggtacacagatttaacatacgagcaaaaaaatttaatatgacaatctcatctcaaaaaaactaaaaaaatagtagtcagcaaagaaccaaccagatgtaaaatagaaattgatggcattagtattaaacacataatgaaaataaaatacctgggaattacactgtctagctatggaaacctagacaaagaagtgagagatcaagtccaaaaagcaaatagattGACAGATGGTCATATGGAGTGACAACATTCCATAGAggttgcttataaagaggaagaagaagaagaagaagatatttagtgcttttaattattaaaatttgtattttaagatttttttagtTTGTGTACGTTTGTGTACGAACACTATCAACTTTGGAAAAGAATATCAATAGACctcttttgtttaaaatgactCAAACAATCTAAATTATCTGAttttttaattcctgtacaaAAATTTCCCCCACCACCCTTCAGATTTGTTTAAAGGATTCTTTTTTGAACAGGAATCCGcaaagaaaccgaatcagaaacTTCTTGTTACGGGAGCGGCCTCACAACCTGGACTAAGAGCGACCTGATTTCTTAAATTCGCTTCTTCTTATAACGTAATTTATCTTCTTCCATTAGTTCTTTACAGACTTGATATTCTTTTACCACGtaagtttttacataaaatagtttAAATTGTATGTTCTGATTAATTGATGACTATCATCGATTAAACATCTTCAAATGcccttgtatattttaaaaaacgtTAATTTATTGCTtcaaaattcttaaaaatatCAAGGTTTTTAACACTAAccattttatatatgtatttaaaCCTAAAGTTGTGACAAAATTTATATCGACATTTcaaacttaattaattattaatgtcTAAAGTATTTTTCTTAATTATAATTTGGGATTTTACGATATTTATTTACTATCAACAAAACCACTTTCACTAATGTGTATCGTTAAAAGGTCATGCCACACCAACTAAAGAGAGTTAGAATACCAAAAGGACTAAGATCGTACAAACATGCAGTCAAAATTTTCAGAAATTTTATATTTCGTCTCCTTTTCTTTTATAGTTCGTAATACGTGGAAGCTCTCTAATATCACTCGAACTGAGCATGACAGATCGACTTTATATTtaggttttttttattatttttttaataaacagtttttatcCCCATTACCTTAAAAAATACGACTTCATCGACATCGACATGACGATTTCACGACGATATTAGACATTTTCATATCAAACAATAAAATTAGATACATTCCGATAGTACAACGAATATACCATTATGTAACAATGAAATTTACAGtagataatattaaaaatttacgaatagaaatattaacttttcgtcttcttcttctttaagtgccgtctcccgatcggaggttggatatcatcatcactatctttactctatctactgctgctctgaagagttctatagaactgcatttaaaccagtcccttaaattcttcatgacactctccttcttcctacactccttcctcctcttatcttttcctgtattatcagccgtagcagttcatatcgctgtctgctcattacgtgtcccagatattgactctatcttatttttattttgtttattatttcgtattctttgcccatttctcgcaattcttccgtgttagttttcttctgtgtccatgctattctaagtatcctcctgtaacaccacatttcaaaggactggaACTTATTTacgtgttcttgctttaatgtccagctttcaagtctgttgcagagaattgttttcatttttacaaacgcatttcttgctctttctaacctggctcttatttcggttgtttgatcattattttctgaaatccaggtttctgggtatttgtatttatgaaccctttctatcggtacattttcCAAATGTATgcttgttggtatatttgttttctttgttattatcatgtatttggacttttttatattcatttttagtccatatttttcacagaaactgtttgttttgtttagcagtaattggagttgttcagcagagcttgccataatcataGTGTCATCTgaatatcttatattgttaatagatcttccggtaattattattccttcactttgagagtaatgcttcttcaaaaatggcttcactatgtACATTAAattaatggggacataatacttACAAATTGTTTGTAAGTAAGACTTCCACCATTGTTGCAACAAAATTTTTTACTTTGCTTAAGAAGACCATATGGATAAAAGGCCATTTCCCCCACTCACGATGTATAATGTAGATAAGACATCTGTGAGTACAGTACCAAGATAAAACTGTAAGATTATTATGTTCTTTGCCCTGCAGTTCCATAAACGATTGTATGTATATACTCAATTGGTAAGCTTGAATTATATAATGTCGATTTCAATATAATTATTTACATTTAACATACATTTACTTATATTTTGGCCAAAAACTTTATAGATCATAAATATTATGCTTGTATAAATGATATCACCACCATATATTAAACCGCCCATTAAAATTATCCTCATACTCATTTGGGTGGTTTAATAGTGAATTTCCTTGTTTCAAGTCTAGATCTAAGATTATTTCTAATTGTCTTCCCCGTTTCAATGACAATATTTGTTTtggtaaatttattaaatatagatTCTATTCCTGATAGCGTTCGTGAAAACATCTTAAAAACAGTAATTATTGTTGTCCTCAACCAACAGGAAGGAATAATTATTTCGAAAATAACTTTCAACCTTCAGGGCCCGAATTATTGTCAGTACTATTCGTAATTCTTTCGTAAATTGTAAATCgagataaaaatgtaaaaagcTATTGTTGCGTTATACCAGTTTGTATGCAATTCAAGGCACACCTTTACGACCATTGGAAATATAAGGATGAACGTTAAGATTGATTTTGTTTGTTGCTCttgttatttttcttattttttgttttgttgctgtACTAAAATCAGAATAGATATATTATTACAGAAGTTATGAGTATATCGCTTCCTAAAACTATATCTCGTATTAGTGGTATTTTTCATACGAAACCAAAAAACCGTTAATTAAAATTGAAGTCTCTAAACTAAAAGAACTCGTTATGATTTTCCGGTAAGGAAAAGAGtattacaaattgtttttgttttatttataactgCATTTTGTTTACTATCTAATAATATGTCATAGCAATAAGTAAATTTCGGACCATTACCTCGTTAAAGTAACATGTGGGAGGAGGCTGGAAGAAAAAGAGAAATCGAACAATAAAACGAAGAGAAAGTACAATATTGAAAAACTTAAGgaagtagaaataaaaaataaatatgaagaagaaataaataaaattctacaacaaTGTGACCAAAATTTACAGACAGATCAAGCATGGGAACAAATTAAATCTGCCGTAGGAGAAGCTAACGAGTTAAGTGCGACTCCAAGAGAAGTACAAAcaaagattggtttgacgaagagtgTCAGGCGACAgcaaaggaaaagaagaagatcagaaaacaaatattaacagAGAATAGAGTGTGCAAAAATCAAGAATATAGAATAATTCGAGGAAGATTGAAAGCTCtgtgtagaaggaaaaagagatacaacaatgagttgaaattaaaagagatagaagagAAGTTTAAAAACAAATAGGTGAGGTCGTTCTATCAGGACGTTAAAAAGATGGGAAAAGGTTATCAAAGCCACTGTAGTTATATGAAAGGTAAAGACGGAAATTTAATTAGCGATCCGGCAGAAATAATGACGGAATGGAAAAGACATTTTGAAGAATTATTGAACGGTGAGGTGGAGCACGAAGCAGTAGACAACTGGACGGTTGGAGAATATGCGATAGTTGAAAGG containing:
- the LOC140436508 gene encoding uncharacterized protein isoform X2: MPGDSYYWSPLDNETDESLMEKEPYIDPWDLENYAYIREHLDSMELSSSQSVPSGSSGEFAEPTSSFDYVPGRRSRTTPAPIMSNIREERFDSIFSDQENYAAIEDLQQYERRNRRARSEMHWPSKRRIAYDYETEAEEVSPYAEGAVQESSLFGIYDDKGIFRRVAVPIAYKSRDRSLSYSYGDSYIDYNRQSPEGDPPSTFEDFHRDRRDSTLPIYDDVSRQSRNKPQNFSFSKNGHLKIDYSCSWNNLNKFMKYN
- the LOC140436508 gene encoding uncharacterized protein isoform X1, yielding MPGDSYYWSPLDNETDESLMEKEPYIDPWDLENYAYIREHLDSMELSSSQSVPSGSSGEFAEPTSSFDYVPGRRSRTNSAMATISHFSAPAPIMSNIREERFDSIFSDQENYAAIEDLQQYERRNRRARSEMHWPSKRRIAYDYETEAEEVSPYAEGAVQESSLFGIYDDKGIFRRVAVPIAYKSRDRSLSYSYGDSYIDYNRQSPEGDPPSTFEDFHRDRRDSTLPIYDDVSRQSRNKPQNFSFSKNGHLKIDYSCSWNNLNKFMKYN